Proteins from a single region of Deinococcus roseus:
- a CDS encoding MFS transporter — protein MKYANFTKQKPRPAFALLLLVAALGIEFMDELVDGVSGAAWPLIQKDLSLSYLQVGILLSVPAFLANLIEPVLSLLADLGWRKRLLLLGGLAYTAGMALIAVSGGFWGLLIAMTLYYPSAGMFVNLMQAAWMDAEPERREQNMARWALAGSLGNVLGPLLVGLLALLGLGWRPAFAVLAVLMGVALLFAFRIRHLLANPPADPEQQEQETLLEAIKGAGQALLNREVRLYLILLEFANLMLDIFRGFVALYFVDVAGTTEAQAALAVMVLTGVGLLGDALVVPLLERVSGMVYMRFSVFALLLVFPLFMLIQPLLIKLVLLGVLGLLTSGWYAILQARLYASLPEKSGTVLALGSVAGLVGGIFPFLLGAWAQHYGLNSAMWLLLAGPVVLLMGLLGRRG, from the coding sequence ATGAAATACGCCAACTTCACAAAACAAAAACCCAGACCCGCTTTTGCCCTGCTGCTGCTCGTGGCTGCACTGGGCATCGAATTCATGGATGAACTGGTGGATGGGGTCAGCGGTGCAGCCTGGCCCCTGATCCAGAAAGACCTGTCCCTGTCTTATTTGCAGGTGGGCATTCTGCTCAGTGTTCCTGCTTTCCTGGCCAACCTGATCGAACCCGTCCTCAGCCTGCTGGCAGACCTGGGCTGGCGAAAACGCCTGCTGCTGCTGGGCGGTCTGGCCTACACCGCAGGCATGGCCCTGATTGCTGTGAGTGGGGGGTTCTGGGGCCTCCTGATCGCCATGACCCTGTATTACCCCTCGGCAGGCATGTTTGTGAACCTGATGCAGGCCGCCTGGATGGATGCCGAACCCGAACGCCGCGAACAGAACATGGCAAGGTGGGCACTGGCTGGATCGCTGGGAAACGTGCTGGGACCTTTGCTGGTGGGGTTGCTGGCCCTTTTGGGTCTGGGCTGGCGGCCTGCTTTTGCCGTTCTGGCTGTGCTGATGGGGGTGGCCCTGCTTTTTGCGTTTCGCATCCGGCATCTGCTGGCCAACCCACCTGCTGACCCGGAGCAGCAAGAGCAGGAAACCTTGCTTGAGGCCATAAAAGGGGCAGGTCAGGCCCTGCTGAACCGGGAGGTGCGCCTGTACCTGATCCTGCTGGAATTCGCCAACCTGATGCTGGACATCTTCCGGGGTTTCGTGGCCCTGTATTTTGTGGATGTGGCAGGCACCACCGAAGCCCAGGCCGCCCTCGCCGTGATGGTGCTCACAGGAGTGGGCCTGCTGGGAGACGCCCTGGTGGTTCCCCTGCTGGAACGGGTGTCTGGAATGGTCTACATGCGTTTCAGCGTGTTTGCCCTGCTTCTGGTCTTTCCCCTTTTCATGCTGATTCAACCCCTTTTGATCAAACTGGTGCTGCTGGGTGTGCTGGGCCTGCTGACCTCCGGCTGGTATGCCATCCTGCAGGCCCGACTGTACGCCAGCCTCCCCGAAAAGAGCGGCACAGTGCTGGCCCTGGGCAGCGTGGCCGGTCTGGTGGGCGGCATTTTCCCTTTCCTGCTGGGCGCCTGGGCACAGCATTACGGCCTGAATTCTGCCATGTGGCTTTTGCTGGCCGGGCCAGTGGTGCTGCTTATGGGGTTACTGGGGAGAAGGGGGTGA